A window from Bombus pascuorum chromosome 12, iyBomPasc1.1, whole genome shotgun sequence encodes these proteins:
- the LOC132913071 gene encoding uncharacterized protein LOC132913071, which yields MRKKDDFPVSYDYEVSDFNLGKSKNVNSREIFYVKPTNEQSHVYSDKISTNPTESFNQSPPNNRTGGVSQVFEEVPWNFMNSTVSSNKIKKPSIYKNTPLGSEFWKYTIISAKVSTVTADPTLTSQTKGTGRYKGNLIKSKKRGSSNTDIEKMFRWFFTFGHSSKNNSVNRGVYIECKGKSDNGKE from the exons ATGCGTAAGAAAGATGACTTCCCTGTATCGTACGATTATGAAGTCAGCGACTTTAACTTAGGGAAATCTAAGAATGTAAATAGTCGGGAAATTTTTTACGTAAAACCTACCAACGAGCAAAGTCACGTTTATTCAGATAAAATTTCTACTAACCCGACCGAAAGTTTTAATCAAAGTCCTCCGAATAATCGGACTGGCGGTGTATCCCAAGTCTTTGAAGAGGTTCCATGGAATTTCATGAATTCTACTGTTTCCTCTAATAAGATTAAAAAGCCTTCGatctataaaaatactccGCTTGGCAGTGAGTTTTGGAAATACACGATAATTTCAGCAAAAGTTTCTACGGTTACTGCAGATCCGACGTTAACGTCGCAGACAAAAGGGACGGGAAGGTACAAaggaaatttgataaaatctaaaaaacGCGGGAGCTCGAACACCgatattgaaaaaatgtttaggTGGTTTTTTACTTTCGGTCACTCAAg TAAAAACAATTCGGTTAATCGAGGCGTCTACATCGAATGCAAAGGAAAGAGTGACAACGGCAAAGAGTAA
- the LOC132913044 gene encoding steroid hormone receptor ERR1 isoform X2 — protein sequence MSTEVCMMPGGGTENMIGNNRTMANIKQEIENPTTPTQNYQVCSPTTTLQHQEVICSKIEVPADYGGGEGSPGSPEMHHCSSTTQPLGTPEEGVKEEDMMPRRLCLVCGDVASGFHYGVASCEACKAFFKRTIQASNFTGNIEYTCPANGECEINKRRRKACQACRFQKCLRQGMLKEGVRLDRVRGGRQKYRRSTDPYTPVKTAPLEANIATAASNEIINNKMLEALAACEPDMLQVSNISHTLDTDQRILGQLSDLYDRELVGIIGWAKQIPGFSSLALNDQMRLLQSTWAEILTFSLAWRSMPNNGRLRFAQDFTLDERLARECHCTELYTHCIQIVERLQRLGLTREEYYVLKALILANSDARSDEPQALYRFRDSILNSLSDCMATVRPGQALRATQNMFLVLPSLRQVDGIVRRFWSSVYRTGKVPMNKLFVEMLEAAYYR from the exons GTTTGCATGATGCCCGGTGGCGGCACCGAAAATATGATTGGAAATAATAGGACCATGGCGAACATTAAACAAGAAATTGAGAATCCTACAACGCCTACGCAAAATTATCAAGTTTGTTCACCGACCACTACGCTTCAACATCAAGAG gtCATTTGTAGCAAAATAGAAGTACCAGCCGATTATGGAGGAGGCGAAGGTAGTCCTGGTAGTCCGGAAATGCACCATTGTTCGTCAACCACGCAGCCTTTAGGAACACCAGAG GAAGGTGTTAAAGAAGAAGACATGATGCCTAGAAGGCTTTGTCTAGTATGCGGAGACGTAGCGAGTGGATTTCATTATGGGGTAGCGTCTTGCGAAGCGTGTAAAGCTTTCTTTAAGAGAACCATACAAG cGAGTAATTTCACAGGCAACATCGAATACACGTGTCCGGCGAACGGCGAATGCGAAATAAACAAGCGCAGGAGAAAAGCGTGCCAGGCGTGTAGGTTTCAAAAGTGCCTTAGACAAGGCATGTTGAAGGAAGGAGTGCGATTGGATCGTGTTCGAGGAGGGAgacaaaaatatagaagatCCACCGATCCTTATACGCCGGTGAAGACAGCTCCGTTGGAAG cAAACATAGCAACAGCAGCTTCTAACGAAATAATAA ATAATAAAATGCTGGAAGCTTTGGCTGCTTGTGAACCCGACATGCTACAAGTGTCCAATATCTCTCATACTCTTGACACAGATCAAAGAATACTTGGACAATTATCTGACTTATACGATCGGGAACTGGTCGGAATAAttg GTTGGGCAAAGCAGATTCCTGGATTCAGTAGTTTAGCATTAAACGATCAAATGCGACTTCTGCAAAGTACGTGGGCAGAGATATTGACGTTTAGTCTCGCATGGAGGAGCATGCCAAATAATGGTAGATTAAGGTTTGCCCAAGATTTTACCCTTGACGAACGACTTGCACGCGAATGCCATTGTACAGAGCTATACACGCAC TGTATCCAAATCGTAGAAAGGCTTCAAAGATTGGGTTTAACGAGAGAAGAATATTACGTCTTGAAAGCATTGATATTAGCAAACAGTGATGCGAGATCAGATGAACCACAAGCGCTATATCGTTTCCGAGATTCTATTCTAAATTCCCTATCAGACTGTATGGCGACAGTAAGACCAGGACAAGCGCTTCGTGCCACTCAAAATATGTTCCTAGTGTTGCCCAGTCTCAGGCAGGTTGATGGAATTGTTAGAAGATTTTGGTCTAGTGTTTATCGAACGGGAAAAGTACCAATGAACAAGCTGTTCGTAGAAATGTTAGAAGCTGCTTATTATCGATGA
- the LOC132913044 gene encoding steroid hormone receptor ERR1 isoform X1, with translation MDAWMYDVVCMMPGGGTENMIGNNRTMANIKQEIENPTTPTQNYQVCSPTTTLQHQEVICSKIEVPADYGGGEGSPGSPEMHHCSSTTQPLGTPEEGVKEEDMMPRRLCLVCGDVASGFHYGVASCEACKAFFKRTIQASNFTGNIEYTCPANGECEINKRRRKACQACRFQKCLRQGMLKEGVRLDRVRGGRQKYRRSTDPYTPVKTAPLEANIATAASNEIINNKMLEALAACEPDMLQVSNISHTLDTDQRILGQLSDLYDRELVGIIGWAKQIPGFSSLALNDQMRLLQSTWAEILTFSLAWRSMPNNGRLRFAQDFTLDERLARECHCTELYTHCIQIVERLQRLGLTREEYYVLKALILANSDARSDEPQALYRFRDSILNSLSDCMATVRPGQALRATQNMFLVLPSLRQVDGIVRRFWSSVYRTGKVPMNKLFVEMLEAAYYR, from the exons GTTTGCATGATGCCCGGTGGCGGCACCGAAAATATGATTGGAAATAATAGGACCATGGCGAACATTAAACAAGAAATTGAGAATCCTACAACGCCTACGCAAAATTATCAAGTTTGTTCACCGACCACTACGCTTCAACATCAAGAG gtCATTTGTAGCAAAATAGAAGTACCAGCCGATTATGGAGGAGGCGAAGGTAGTCCTGGTAGTCCGGAAATGCACCATTGTTCGTCAACCACGCAGCCTTTAGGAACACCAGAG GAAGGTGTTAAAGAAGAAGACATGATGCCTAGAAGGCTTTGTCTAGTATGCGGAGACGTAGCGAGTGGATTTCATTATGGGGTAGCGTCTTGCGAAGCGTGTAAAGCTTTCTTTAAGAGAACCATACAAG cGAGTAATTTCACAGGCAACATCGAATACACGTGTCCGGCGAACGGCGAATGCGAAATAAACAAGCGCAGGAGAAAAGCGTGCCAGGCGTGTAGGTTTCAAAAGTGCCTTAGACAAGGCATGTTGAAGGAAGGAGTGCGATTGGATCGTGTTCGAGGAGGGAgacaaaaatatagaagatCCACCGATCCTTATACGCCGGTGAAGACAGCTCCGTTGGAAG cAAACATAGCAACAGCAGCTTCTAACGAAATAATAA ATAATAAAATGCTGGAAGCTTTGGCTGCTTGTGAACCCGACATGCTACAAGTGTCCAATATCTCTCATACTCTTGACACAGATCAAAGAATACTTGGACAATTATCTGACTTATACGATCGGGAACTGGTCGGAATAAttg GTTGGGCAAAGCAGATTCCTGGATTCAGTAGTTTAGCATTAAACGATCAAATGCGACTTCTGCAAAGTACGTGGGCAGAGATATTGACGTTTAGTCTCGCATGGAGGAGCATGCCAAATAATGGTAGATTAAGGTTTGCCCAAGATTTTACCCTTGACGAACGACTTGCACGCGAATGCCATTGTACAGAGCTATACACGCAC TGTATCCAAATCGTAGAAAGGCTTCAAAGATTGGGTTTAACGAGAGAAGAATATTACGTCTTGAAAGCATTGATATTAGCAAACAGTGATGCGAGATCAGATGAACCACAAGCGCTATATCGTTTCCGAGATTCTATTCTAAATTCCCTATCAGACTGTATGGCGACAGTAAGACCAGGACAAGCGCTTCGTGCCACTCAAAATATGTTCCTAGTGTTGCCCAGTCTCAGGCAGGTTGATGGAATTGTTAGAAGATTTTGGTCTAGTGTTTATCGAACGGGAAAAGTACCAATGAACAAGCTGTTCGTAGAAATGTTAGAAGCTGCTTATTATCGATGA
- the LOC132913044 gene encoding steroid hormone receptor ERR1 isoform X4 translates to MDAWMYDVVCMMPGGGTENMIGNNRTMANIKQEIENPTTPTQNYQVCSPTTTLQHQEVICSKIEVPADYGGGEGSPGSPEMHHCSSTTQPLGTPEEGVKEEDMMPRRLCLVCGDVASGFHYGVASCEACKAFFKRTIQASNFTGNIEYTCPANGECEINKRRRKACQACRFQKCLRQGMLKEGVRLDRVRGGRQKYRRSTDPYTPVKTAPLEDNKMLEALAACEPDMLQVSNISHTLDTDQRILGQLSDLYDRELVGIIGWAKQIPGFSSLALNDQMRLLQSTWAEILTFSLAWRSMPNNGRLRFAQDFTLDERLARECHCTELYTHCIQIVERLQRLGLTREEYYVLKALILANSDARSDEPQALYRFRDSILNSLSDCMATVRPGQALRATQNMFLVLPSLRQVDGIVRRFWSSVYRTGKVPMNKLFVEMLEAAYYR, encoded by the exons GTTTGCATGATGCCCGGTGGCGGCACCGAAAATATGATTGGAAATAATAGGACCATGGCGAACATTAAACAAGAAATTGAGAATCCTACAACGCCTACGCAAAATTATCAAGTTTGTTCACCGACCACTACGCTTCAACATCAAGAG gtCATTTGTAGCAAAATAGAAGTACCAGCCGATTATGGAGGAGGCGAAGGTAGTCCTGGTAGTCCGGAAATGCACCATTGTTCGTCAACCACGCAGCCTTTAGGAACACCAGAG GAAGGTGTTAAAGAAGAAGACATGATGCCTAGAAGGCTTTGTCTAGTATGCGGAGACGTAGCGAGTGGATTTCATTATGGGGTAGCGTCTTGCGAAGCGTGTAAAGCTTTCTTTAAGAGAACCATACAAG cGAGTAATTTCACAGGCAACATCGAATACACGTGTCCGGCGAACGGCGAATGCGAAATAAACAAGCGCAGGAGAAAAGCGTGCCAGGCGTGTAGGTTTCAAAAGTGCCTTAGACAAGGCATGTTGAAGGAAGGAGTGCGATTGGATCGTGTTCGAGGAGGGAgacaaaaatatagaagatCCACCGATCCTTATACGCCGGTGAAGACAGCTCCGTTGGAAG ATAATAAAATGCTGGAAGCTTTGGCTGCTTGTGAACCCGACATGCTACAAGTGTCCAATATCTCTCATACTCTTGACACAGATCAAAGAATACTTGGACAATTATCTGACTTATACGATCGGGAACTGGTCGGAATAAttg GTTGGGCAAAGCAGATTCCTGGATTCAGTAGTTTAGCATTAAACGATCAAATGCGACTTCTGCAAAGTACGTGGGCAGAGATATTGACGTTTAGTCTCGCATGGAGGAGCATGCCAAATAATGGTAGATTAAGGTTTGCCCAAGATTTTACCCTTGACGAACGACTTGCACGCGAATGCCATTGTACAGAGCTATACACGCAC TGTATCCAAATCGTAGAAAGGCTTCAAAGATTGGGTTTAACGAGAGAAGAATATTACGTCTTGAAAGCATTGATATTAGCAAACAGTGATGCGAGATCAGATGAACCACAAGCGCTATATCGTTTCCGAGATTCTATTCTAAATTCCCTATCAGACTGTATGGCGACAGTAAGACCAGGACAAGCGCTTCGTGCCACTCAAAATATGTTCCTAGTGTTGCCCAGTCTCAGGCAGGTTGATGGAATTGTTAGAAGATTTTGGTCTAGTGTTTATCGAACGGGAAAAGTACCAATGAACAAGCTGTTCGTAGAAATGTTAGAAGCTGCTTATTATCGATGA
- the LOC132913044 gene encoding steroid hormone receptor ERR1 isoform X5 codes for MDAWMYDVVCMMPGGGTENMIGNNRTMANIKQEIENPTTPTQNYQVCSPTTTLQHQEVICSKIEVPADYGGGEGSPGSPEMHHCSSTTQPLGTPEEGVKEEDMMPRRLCLVCGDVASGFHYGVASCEACKAFFKRTIQGNIEYTCPANGECEINKRRRKACQACRFQKCLRQGMLKEGVRLDRVRGGRQKYRRSTDPYTPVKTAPLEDNKMLEALAACEPDMLQVSNISHTLDTDQRILGQLSDLYDRELVGIIGWAKQIPGFSSLALNDQMRLLQSTWAEILTFSLAWRSMPNNGRLRFAQDFTLDERLARECHCTELYTHCIQIVERLQRLGLTREEYYVLKALILANSDARSDEPQALYRFRDSILNSLSDCMATVRPGQALRATQNMFLVLPSLRQVDGIVRRFWSSVYRTGKVPMNKLFVEMLEAAYYR; via the exons GTTTGCATGATGCCCGGTGGCGGCACCGAAAATATGATTGGAAATAATAGGACCATGGCGAACATTAAACAAGAAATTGAGAATCCTACAACGCCTACGCAAAATTATCAAGTTTGTTCACCGACCACTACGCTTCAACATCAAGAG gtCATTTGTAGCAAAATAGAAGTACCAGCCGATTATGGAGGAGGCGAAGGTAGTCCTGGTAGTCCGGAAATGCACCATTGTTCGTCAACCACGCAGCCTTTAGGAACACCAGAG GAAGGTGTTAAAGAAGAAGACATGATGCCTAGAAGGCTTTGTCTAGTATGCGGAGACGTAGCGAGTGGATTTCATTATGGGGTAGCGTCTTGCGAAGCGTGTAAAGCTTTCTTTAAGAGAACCATACAAG GCAACATCGAATACACGTGTCCGGCGAACGGCGAATGCGAAATAAACAAGCGCAGGAGAAAAGCGTGCCAGGCGTGTAGGTTTCAAAAGTGCCTTAGACAAGGCATGTTGAAGGAAGGAGTGCGATTGGATCGTGTTCGAGGAGGGAgacaaaaatatagaagatCCACCGATCCTTATACGCCGGTGAAGACAGCTCCGTTGGAAG ATAATAAAATGCTGGAAGCTTTGGCTGCTTGTGAACCCGACATGCTACAAGTGTCCAATATCTCTCATACTCTTGACACAGATCAAAGAATACTTGGACAATTATCTGACTTATACGATCGGGAACTGGTCGGAATAAttg GTTGGGCAAAGCAGATTCCTGGATTCAGTAGTTTAGCATTAAACGATCAAATGCGACTTCTGCAAAGTACGTGGGCAGAGATATTGACGTTTAGTCTCGCATGGAGGAGCATGCCAAATAATGGTAGATTAAGGTTTGCCCAAGATTTTACCCTTGACGAACGACTTGCACGCGAATGCCATTGTACAGAGCTATACACGCAC TGTATCCAAATCGTAGAAAGGCTTCAAAGATTGGGTTTAACGAGAGAAGAATATTACGTCTTGAAAGCATTGATATTAGCAAACAGTGATGCGAGATCAGATGAACCACAAGCGCTATATCGTTTCCGAGATTCTATTCTAAATTCCCTATCAGACTGTATGGCGACAGTAAGACCAGGACAAGCGCTTCGTGCCACTCAAAATATGTTCCTAGTGTTGCCCAGTCTCAGGCAGGTTGATGGAATTGTTAGAAGATTTTGGTCTAGTGTTTATCGAACGGGAAAAGTACCAATGAACAAGCTGTTCGTAGAAATGTTAGAAGCTGCTTATTATCGATGA
- the LOC132913044 gene encoding steroid hormone receptor ERR1 isoform X3 produces the protein MDAWMYDVVCMMPGGGTENMIGNNRTMANIKQEIENPTTPTQNYQVCSPTTTLQHQEVICSKIEVPADYGGGEGSPGSPEMHHCSSTTQPLGTPEEGVKEEDMMPRRLCLVCGDVASGFHYGVASCEACKAFFKRTIQGNIEYTCPANGECEINKRRRKACQACRFQKCLRQGMLKEGVRLDRVRGGRQKYRRSTDPYTPVKTAPLEANIATAASNEIINNKMLEALAACEPDMLQVSNISHTLDTDQRILGQLSDLYDRELVGIIGWAKQIPGFSSLALNDQMRLLQSTWAEILTFSLAWRSMPNNGRLRFAQDFTLDERLARECHCTELYTHCIQIVERLQRLGLTREEYYVLKALILANSDARSDEPQALYRFRDSILNSLSDCMATVRPGQALRATQNMFLVLPSLRQVDGIVRRFWSSVYRTGKVPMNKLFVEMLEAAYYR, from the exons GTTTGCATGATGCCCGGTGGCGGCACCGAAAATATGATTGGAAATAATAGGACCATGGCGAACATTAAACAAGAAATTGAGAATCCTACAACGCCTACGCAAAATTATCAAGTTTGTTCACCGACCACTACGCTTCAACATCAAGAG gtCATTTGTAGCAAAATAGAAGTACCAGCCGATTATGGAGGAGGCGAAGGTAGTCCTGGTAGTCCGGAAATGCACCATTGTTCGTCAACCACGCAGCCTTTAGGAACACCAGAG GAAGGTGTTAAAGAAGAAGACATGATGCCTAGAAGGCTTTGTCTAGTATGCGGAGACGTAGCGAGTGGATTTCATTATGGGGTAGCGTCTTGCGAAGCGTGTAAAGCTTTCTTTAAGAGAACCATACAAG GCAACATCGAATACACGTGTCCGGCGAACGGCGAATGCGAAATAAACAAGCGCAGGAGAAAAGCGTGCCAGGCGTGTAGGTTTCAAAAGTGCCTTAGACAAGGCATGTTGAAGGAAGGAGTGCGATTGGATCGTGTTCGAGGAGGGAgacaaaaatatagaagatCCACCGATCCTTATACGCCGGTGAAGACAGCTCCGTTGGAAG cAAACATAGCAACAGCAGCTTCTAACGAAATAATAA ATAATAAAATGCTGGAAGCTTTGGCTGCTTGTGAACCCGACATGCTACAAGTGTCCAATATCTCTCATACTCTTGACACAGATCAAAGAATACTTGGACAATTATCTGACTTATACGATCGGGAACTGGTCGGAATAAttg GTTGGGCAAAGCAGATTCCTGGATTCAGTAGTTTAGCATTAAACGATCAAATGCGACTTCTGCAAAGTACGTGGGCAGAGATATTGACGTTTAGTCTCGCATGGAGGAGCATGCCAAATAATGGTAGATTAAGGTTTGCCCAAGATTTTACCCTTGACGAACGACTTGCACGCGAATGCCATTGTACAGAGCTATACACGCAC TGTATCCAAATCGTAGAAAGGCTTCAAAGATTGGGTTTAACGAGAGAAGAATATTACGTCTTGAAAGCATTGATATTAGCAAACAGTGATGCGAGATCAGATGAACCACAAGCGCTATATCGTTTCCGAGATTCTATTCTAAATTCCCTATCAGACTGTATGGCGACAGTAAGACCAGGACAAGCGCTTCGTGCCACTCAAAATATGTTCCTAGTGTTGCCCAGTCTCAGGCAGGTTGATGGAATTGTTAGAAGATTTTGGTCTAGTGTTTATCGAACGGGAAAAGTACCAATGAACAAGCTGTTCGTAGAAATGTTAGAAGCTGCTTATTATCGATGA